Part of the Drosophila santomea strain STO CAGO 1482 chromosome 2L, Prin_Dsan_1.1, whole genome shotgun sequence genome is shown below.
GTTTGTTGATTCGTGTTCTTTTACGGATGTAAGAGCGTCAAGCTTGCTTTTCTTCTTCCGAAAGTTATACTGTTCGCTTTAAAGGCATGCTGGACTCTCGGTGATTAGCTCAATACGCACGTACAATATGCGCTCAAAGAGTTTACCCACAATGTCCAGAAAATATAAGGGGCGGTAGCTGCCTGCTGCATTTACAGGTCCATTGCCCTTTGGTAATAGGACTAGCCTCATAGTTTTCCAAAGCTTGGGGAAAACTACTTTGACGATTACCCCCAGATATCGGCGATGCCAGGAGCTTTTTTCGGCTTGATCCTTTTTGATCCTTCCACGACTTTGTATGCTGCGATACACTAAAAGACGGAGGCAGGGGGCTCTAGCGCGGTTGCCATAGCGTATGTTGTCTTGGGAATAGCTTTGAGACGATGATAGCAAGGGCGGCTGGGTCCTGCGTAGTTCCTGTACCAGCGGCATTAAGCTTTTTCCTTACAGCTTTGTTAGCGAGACCCCAGGGAACGTCGTTCCTTCTaattcctctcgggaacttagggcgtctacgagagccttccatctaactctgttttgtgctgtctgtttagcattttcccatgtgatgtttatttgggcaagttcttgttgggcggttcttctccatgttgctcttggccatcctaccctcctgcttccttggggaTTCCAGTCCAGTGCCATCCTTACTATGCTACTAGGGTTTCTCCTAAGAGCGGATTGGATTTTacacacgcattgtagatccggagctttgttcgccggcttatttctctgtttttccaaatgcggtatagtctcccaaaagctgagcgggctttgccaagGCGACTcgagacatcatcatccactaCACCATTGTTGGATATTatggtgccaaggtatgggaaactgttgacgaactcgattgggttcccatgtatgatgatgtttccttggttggAGTGGTTAAACCGCATAGCTTGTGTTTTTGCTACGTTAATCCCGAGTCCGACGCTGCTGATCTTCATATTGCTGCCCTTTCAACTGAATCGAacgccttcttgaagtcgatgaacaggagATAAAGCgggctctccattccacagctTGCTCGGTAATTATGCGTAGTGTGTTTGCCTGATCTAAGCAACTCCTGTGTGGTATGAAGCCTGCCTGTTCGTCTCGGATTGTTGGCTCGATTTTTTCCTGGAGGCGTTCGTTCAGCAGTGTAGCTAGGATTTTATAGCTAgtgttgagcagtgttatTCCTCTCCAGTTATTGCAGTCGCTAAGGTCGCCTTTCTTGGGGAGCTTCACgatgattccgcttttccaggagTCAGGTACAGTCTCGCCTTCCCATATGCTTGCGGAATGCTGATGCAGCGTATCAGCCATCAGCTGAGTGTCAATTTGAAGCAGTTCGGCTGGTATGTTGTACCCGCCGGCTGCCCTGTTGCACTTTAGCTTCTTTACTGCATTCACAATCTCTCTTACATTCGGGGGTGTAGAGGGTATCCTGCTATTCCCACTTGGTGGCGCAATGCCTCTATAGTCCGTAGCCACGTTTGGTGATGTGGTGTGGCTAATTCCCATCTCCGGATTTGTGCATTATGCATAATAATGGATAATAGGTTGCCTTCTAGACCTCTGACTGGCTGGTTCCGTCTGTGGTGGGGTCCGGCAACccgtgcaatctgctggtataACGAGCGCATGTTGTTCTCGCCGGCTGCTCGTTCTGCGTCTGTCGCAAGTCTATCCAGTAGCGCTCGTTTGTCCTTTATGGCCGCTCTTTTCACAGCTCTACACAGTTCGCGATATTCATCACGATTCTGTGTGAGCTGGTCCGCCAGAGGCTTTAGATTGTTTCTCCTTCTAATCAGGTCCCAGGTCCCTTTAGATATCCAGTCTGCTCTTCCAAGTTGTTGCAGTCCAATTATTTGCTCAGCTGCGGTCCTCTGCAGGTGCGCTCCCAAGGGTGGTCTTCTAGGGGGATCAGTTGTTCCCGCAATGTGGACGTCATTCTCGTCCTCAGAGTGGAGTCGCTAAGGAGGTGCAGGTTCAGGGGGGGCGCTCGTCGATATTGGCTGTAATCAGTGTTTCTTGAGTAGTTGCggttcaattttattttaagttctCCTATGACCAACTCATGATCACTGTCTATAGATGCTCCCCTTTTGTTCCGAACGTCCAGTAGTGAGTGTCTCCACATCCTGCTAATGCAAATGTGGTCGATCTGGTTGCGCGTGTTACCACCAggagatgtccaggagtatttgtggacatctttgtgtgggaatattgTGCCGCAGATGACCAGTTGGAATACCTGGCAGAGTTCCACTAATCTCTGTCCGTTGTCATTGCGAGTCCCAGATCCATGTTGGCCCATCTTagtccggtgttgttggggcGTACTTTCGCATTAAATTCACCCATGAGGATGTTAATATCACCTTGCCGCGTCTTGCTGAGGGTTGCTGTGAGGGCATATATGCCGTTCTAAAACTCGGCTCGCTTTTCTTTGTATGACTTAATGCATTGGGCGTTGTGCGGTTGCCCTCTGGATCGCTGCACCTGCTTCCTTGTCCTGAGGCATTCCGTTCGTAGCTGGTGTAGTATTAAGAACATTTAAGTACAATAGTACTTACAGCATACAAACGCATAGCAGAACTTTGTTGCTATGTTTATGCCACCAATAAGGCCCAAGGCGAATGTAACATGATCGTCCACTTGAAGGCTACAAGGAATAAGTGCATggtcagcattcccacgccgACCAAATGCATAATACATAAGTGCATAACTCGCTCTCTCGACAAGCATTAAGAGAGCCGCTCCGCTGCTGGCGTATCCGGCAGCGCAGCTACGCGGCTTAGCCTTAGacgaaatatatttaagaatgACAAGACAGACACGCTGACAAGCTGAGAAGAAATCTGAGTGAGTAGAGTTGTGTTCAGGTATGGGAAAGAACCGTGGCGGCCTAAAGACCAAGCTGAACAAACGTATAGCCCACGTAAGGTGGCTAATATACGGTCAGCAAACGCCACCGGTTTGGTCGAAAGCTCTAAAGCTATATGCAGAGCTAGACCACTTGCTGCAATATCAGCAAGAATTAAAGACCCAAAAACTCAAGAAAACTCACTCAGAAAATACtacaaatataacaataattaatgatgttccaaaaccaaaatcatATCCAGCACCGGCACTAACGAAGCCTAAAAAGACCTGCCCCCCGGAGTCTGGAGTCCTTACGGCCTGGGGACCTGTGAGCAGCCATCAACATCATCAGCCGCCCAGAAACTCCCAATATATATGTCTATATGTCTAAACTGAAAACATatgtaaaaataaagaagattttttaaaaaactgtAAAATTAGTATACCCAAAATGGGTTTGATAGACACTAAAAATGTTGACTCCACAGCAAATCTTATATATAAAGTGGAAGTCCAAAATGCTGACTTGTTCTGGATAACCATacaattaattgtaattatGCAATTATCCAatgcattaataaaaaaatacaaagtaCATAACAAGTGTCTTAGAAAACGATACCGTAGCACTGCTAACGGTTTAGATAATATTTAAGGAATATATGAGGGAACTCAATTATGAATGAAAATATAAGagttgaaaaaaaattaaaatataaacgtAATATTGACTTTATCTAGATAAGAATGCCAGCCATGAGTGTGGCTCAAACACAACGCACTATAGATAATGTTTATGAATATGACCCTGTTACCACTGTTTAGGTTTAAGATGTATTTtaattcttttgatttttaattgtgttttttattcTGTTTATATGTTATCTCTCTCGTGTCCAATAATCAAGTGTGTCCGTAGACCTCTTCTTTACATAATCTCTACTTCTCTGATCTAATGCTAAATGCTAAAATACTAAATGCTGAATACACACAACTAAATACTAAATGGTAAATGG
Proteins encoded:
- the LOC122756523 gene encoding uncharacterized protein LOC122756523 — translated: MGQHGSGTRNDNGQRLVELCQVFQLVICGTIFPHKDVHKYSWTSPGGNTRNQIDHICISRMWRHSLLDRLHSEDENDVHIAGTTDPPRRPPLGAHLQRTAAEQIIGLQQLGRADWISKGTWDLIRRRNNLKPLADQLTQNRDEYRELCRAVKRAAIKDKRALLDRLATDAERAAGENNMRSLYQQIARVAGPHHRRNQPMGISHTTSPNVATDYRGIAPPSGNSRIPSTPPNVREIVNAVKKLKCNRAAGGYNIPAELLQIDTQLMADTLHQHSASIWEGETVPDSWKSGIIVKLPKKGDLSDCNNWRGITLLNTSYKILATLLNERLQEKIEPTIRDEQAGFIPHRSCLDQANTLRIITEQAVEWRARFISCSSTSRRRSIQLKGQQYEDQQRRTRD